A stretch of the Polluticoccus soli genome encodes the following:
- a CDS encoding acetyl-CoA C-acyltransferase, translated as MQTVYIIAGYRTAVGKAKRGGFRFYRPDDLAIDVIKGLLASVPQLDPKLVDDVIVGNAVPEAEQGLQVGRIIANKAVGEWAPGVTVNRYCASGLETIAMATAKIQSGYADCIIAGGTESMSLVPTAGWRTMPNYEIAKESPDYYLSMGLTAEQVAADYKVSREDQDAFAYRSHQRAIKAIESGYFKDGILPIKVKEIMLNEKNKRVERDFVVDTDEGPRADTSMEVLAKLPAVFAQGGSVTAGNSSQTSDGAAFTIVMSERLMNQLGLQPWGRLVNCAVAGVDPRIMGIGPVAAVPKVLRQAGMNLGQIDLVELNEAFASQALAVIRELSIDPEIVNINGGAIALGHPLGCSGAKLTIQLLHDMKRLNKKYGMVTACVGGGQGIAGIIEKL; from the coding sequence ATGCAGACAGTATACATCATAGCAGGATACAGAACGGCAGTAGGTAAAGCTAAGCGCGGAGGTTTTCGTTTTTACAGGCCCGACGACTTGGCCATAGACGTGATCAAGGGATTGCTGGCCAGTGTTCCGCAACTTGATCCTAAACTTGTGGATGATGTAATAGTGGGTAATGCAGTTCCCGAAGCTGAGCAGGGTTTGCAGGTAGGTCGCATTATAGCAAACAAGGCAGTAGGCGAGTGGGCGCCGGGTGTAACCGTGAACCGTTATTGTGCATCGGGGTTAGAAACCATAGCTATGGCCACCGCTAAGATACAGAGCGGTTATGCCGACTGCATCATCGCTGGCGGTACTGAAAGCATGAGCCTTGTCCCAACAGCCGGGTGGCGCACGATGCCTAACTACGAGATTGCTAAAGAATCTCCTGACTACTACCTGAGCATGGGCCTTACGGCAGAGCAGGTAGCTGCTGATTATAAAGTGTCTCGCGAAGACCAGGATGCATTTGCCTACAGGTCGCATCAGCGTGCTATCAAGGCAATAGAATCAGGTTATTTCAAAGACGGCATTCTACCGATAAAAGTAAAAGAGATCATGCTCAACGAAAAGAATAAACGCGTGGAGCGGGATTTTGTGGTAGATACTGATGAAGGGCCGCGTGCTGATACATCGATGGAGGTGTTGGCTAAGCTGCCGGCAGTATTTGCGCAGGGTGGTTCGGTGACAGCGGGCAATTCTTCTCAAACTTCAGACGGCGCAGCGTTTACAATTGTAATGAGTGAAAGACTAATGAATCAGCTTGGTCTTCAGCCTTGGGGCAGGTTAGTAAACTGTGCAGTAGCTGGTGTCGATCCGCGCATTATGGGTATTGGTCCAGTGGCTGCAGTGCCTAAAGTATTGAGGCAAGCCGGTATGAACCTGGGCCAGATAGACCTGGTAGAGCTTAATGAAGCGTTCGCCTCGCAAGCGCTGGCTGTTATCCGTGAACTGAGTATAGATCCAGAGATCGTCAACATAAACGGCGGCGCGATTGCGCTAGGTCATCCGCTGGGCTGCAGTGGTGCTAAGCTCACCATCCAATTGCTGCATGATATGAAACGTCTTAATAAGAAATATGGCATGGTTACTGCCTGCGTTGGAGGCGGGCAAGGCATTGCCGGTATCATAGAAAAACTATAA
- a CDS encoding DUF2490 domain-containing protein — MLSRIFILLLFIQFGAAGVQAQRLSDVNAIGWFGSFNTIHLSKHYSLWLEGHWRRDNVITDWQQLMIRTGIQRHFKNGLSTMAGYAYARTYPYGDYPAGPHPIPEHRIFEQFMWNDAIERVGLNHRVRLEQRFLGKINQTAPEYEVLDWTYANRVRYQLRATVPLNNKNLIDDTWYIAGFDEIFIGFGKNVNQNVFDQNRVGLVAGYQLTKKLRAEGGYFNQTVQQGGLVSGREVFQYNHGLLLSLYLGFFPFEG; from the coding sequence ATGTTATCAAGGATCTTTATACTACTTCTATTTATCCAGTTTGGGGCGGCCGGCGTGCAGGCTCAGCGACTTAGTGATGTAAATGCTATAGGCTGGTTCGGCTCTTTCAACACCATTCACCTTTCAAAGCATTATTCTCTCTGGCTCGAAGGTCACTGGCGACGGGATAATGTCATTACTGACTGGCAACAGCTAATGATCCGTACAGGCATTCAACGGCATTTTAAAAATGGGTTGAGCACCATGGCCGGCTATGCATACGCCCGTACTTATCCATATGGTGACTATCCTGCCGGGCCACATCCCATACCAGAACACCGCATCTTCGAACAGTTTATGTGGAACGATGCTATAGAACGTGTTGGCCTCAATCACCGCGTGCGTTTAGAGCAAAGGTTTCTCGGCAAGATTAACCAGACGGCACCGGAATATGAGGTATTGGACTGGACATATGCAAATCGCGTCAGATACCAGCTGCGCGCCACTGTACCGCTCAACAACAAAAACCTCATCGACGATACATGGTATATTGCCGGATTCGATGAGATCTTTATAGGGTTTGGCAAGAACGTTAATCAAAACGTGTTCGACCAGAACCGGGTAGGCCTGGTAGCCGGCTATCAACTAACAAAAAAGCTGCGAGCCGAAGGAGGTTATTTTAACCAAACCGTGCAGCAAGGAGGATTAGTTTCGGGTCGCGAGGTTTTTCAATACAACCATGGTCTCTTATTGAGTCTCTACCTTGGCTTCTTTCCTTTTGAGGGCTAA
- a CDS encoding TonB-dependent receptor, translating into MHRARWALAIMLSLAAGYVRAQSPCRLTLAGSVVETHNFEPVYPAVVYIDEINRSFDADESGKFHVDSLCAGRYTVHVHTAGYDHFDVLLDIANDTTVRLRLAHEAHMLSQVEVRQERIPTIIQSKEQMDKTAIAANSGKTLGDMLQSVNGVNAMSTGPTIAKPVIHGLHSNRIVTLNNGIRQEDQQWGGEHAPNIDPFLANNITVIKGAASVRYGTDAIGGVVLVEPAPLPSKPGTSGELNLAGFSNNRMGVASAMVEHNFKNVPELSMRLQGTFKKGGNYRVPGYWVDNTGVEERNYSAAAGWRKPHYGAEVFYSHFDTELGIYTGSHTGNLKDLEAAIHSSVPLVPAGFTYDIGRPKQDVEHDLFKAKLYADNRQGVWNLIYSYQHNFRQEYDIVRKDDGRAQLNLTLNTQTLNLNLDHKAIGGVKGQIGVDGIYQTNNFQNGDRLFIPTYNSLGGAAYLIERYSKNNWTLEAGVRYDNRSYEMFNAEGPSQQIIRYAFNYNSASATLGFRQQLKPNWQWSATLANAWRAPQANELFSAGFHHGAARIELGNKNLRPERSYNLNLETEYTRKKLSAEVSLYGQYIRDYIFLEPGADVLTIRGYFKTFHYRQTNAFLYGSDVSVGYKWTEHFTSTAKLSLLRARDLSANDWLILMPADRASLNVRYGFEMGEVLQECYVALNARYIAEQVRIPSNFDAIDYPRPPAAYFVPDAEAGTRLLLGKQPIYVSVAVTNMFNVKYRDYLDAFRYFIDQPGRNVVLRLRMPFSFIKDQTN; encoded by the coding sequence ATGCATCGTGCACGATGGGCGTTGGCAATAATGCTAAGCCTTGCTGCAGGATATGTACGGGCGCAGTCTCCATGCAGGCTAACCTTGGCTGGTTCGGTTGTGGAGACCCACAATTTCGAACCTGTATATCCCGCAGTTGTATACATAGACGAGATCAACCGCAGTTTTGACGCTGATGAATCAGGCAAGTTTCATGTTGACAGCCTGTGTGCCGGCAGGTACACGGTACACGTACACACCGCAGGTTACGATCATTTTGACGTTTTGCTGGATATCGCAAACGATACCACTGTAAGGCTTAGGCTGGCCCACGAGGCGCACATGTTATCGCAGGTAGAGGTAAGGCAGGAGCGCATCCCTACCATTATCCAGTCGAAAGAACAGATGGATAAAACCGCCATTGCTGCTAATAGCGGCAAAACGCTGGGCGATATGCTGCAATCGGTAAACGGAGTGAACGCAATGTCTACCGGGCCTACGATCGCTAAGCCGGTGATCCACGGTTTACACAGTAACCGGATAGTTACACTGAATAATGGTATCCGGCAGGAAGATCAGCAATGGGGCGGTGAACATGCGCCTAATATTGATCCCTTCTTGGCAAACAATATCACCGTGATAAAAGGCGCTGCCAGCGTTCGCTATGGTACAGACGCCATAGGCGGTGTTGTATTGGTAGAACCGGCCCCTCTGCCGTCGAAGCCCGGTACTTCAGGTGAGCTTAACCTGGCCGGATTTAGCAATAACCGTATGGGCGTTGCTTCAGCCATGGTGGAGCATAATTTCAAGAATGTCCCCGAGCTAAGTATGCGCCTGCAGGGGACGTTCAAGAAAGGTGGTAACTATCGCGTTCCCGGTTATTGGGTTGATAATACAGGTGTTGAAGAAAGGAACTATTCTGCAGCTGCTGGTTGGCGCAAGCCGCACTACGGAGCAGAAGTGTTTTACAGCCACTTTGATACCGAATTAGGCATCTACACCGGTTCGCATACCGGCAACCTGAAAGACCTGGAAGCTGCCATTCACAGTTCAGTGCCACTGGTGCCTGCGGGGTTTACTTATGATATCGGTCGGCCAAAGCAAGATGTGGAACACGATCTGTTTAAAGCGAAGCTTTACGCCGATAATAGGCAGGGTGTTTGGAATCTCATTTACTCCTACCAGCATAACTTCAGGCAAGAGTATGACATCGTTCGCAAAGATGATGGACGGGCACAGCTGAACCTTACACTGAATACACAAACACTTAACTTAAACCTGGATCATAAGGCAATCGGTGGTGTGAAAGGACAGATAGGTGTAGATGGTATTTATCAAACGAACAATTTCCAAAATGGAGACAGGCTGTTTATTCCGACCTACAATTCATTGGGTGGCGCTGCATACCTTATAGAGCGTTATAGTAAAAATAACTGGACGCTGGAAGCCGGGGTGCGTTACGATAATCGCTCTTACGAAATGTTCAATGCAGAAGGGCCCAGCCAGCAGATCATACGGTATGCTTTCAACTACAATAGTGCATCGGCTACATTAGGTTTTCGCCAGCAGCTGAAACCAAACTGGCAGTGGAGCGCAACGTTGGCGAATGCATGGCGTGCGCCACAGGCCAATGAACTATTTAGTGCGGGCTTTCACCACGGAGCTGCGCGTATTGAGCTGGGAAATAAAAACCTTCGGCCAGAGCGTTCGTATAATCTGAACCTGGAGACGGAATACACCCGAAAGAAGTTGTCGGCAGAAGTGTCGTTGTATGGCCAGTATATACGCGACTATATTTTTCTGGAACCCGGTGCTGATGTGCTTACTATACGTGGTTATTTCAAAACCTTCCACTACCGCCAAACAAATGCTTTCCTGTATGGCAGTGATGTATCGGTAGGGTACAAATGGACAGAGCATTTTACCAGCACGGCAAAATTATCGTTATTGCGTGCGCGCGATCTTTCGGCCAACGACTGGCTGATACTGATGCCTGCTGACAGGGCATCGCTCAACGTGCGCTATGGATTTGAAATGGGTGAAGTTTTGCAGGAATGCTACGTTGCACTCAATGCGCGCTATATAGCGGAGCAGGTACGCATACCGTCGAATTTCGATGCGATAGACTATCCACGGCCGCCGGCAGCATATTTTGTTCCCGATGCAGAAGCTGGCACTCGTTTGCTGTTAGGAAAGCAGCCAATATATGTTAGTGTCGCGGTCACGAATATGTTCAATGTTAAATACCGTGACTACCTCGATGCATTCCGCTATTTCATCGATCAGCCGGGCCGCAACGTTGTGTTACGACTTCGAATGCCATTTTCTTTTATCAAAGATCAAACAAACTAA
- a CDS encoding acyl carrier protein — protein sequence MNQQEIIGKINAFMIEDFEVDEQAIKPEADLKATLDLDSLDYIDLVVAIEQNFGFKVKPEDFQQMHTIQDFYDYVTNRLQAQTA from the coding sequence ATGAATCAGCAAGAGATTATCGGCAAAATCAATGCCTTTATGATAGAAGACTTTGAGGTGGATGAACAGGCCATAAAGCCTGAAGCTGATCTTAAAGCTACCCTGGATCTGGATAGCCTCGATTATATTGACCTCGTTGTAGCTATCGAGCAGAACTTCGGCTTTAAAGTAAAGCCTGAAGATTTTCAGCAAATGCACACTATCCAGGATTTTTACGACTACGTAACTAACCGCCTGCAGGCGCAAACAGCCTAA
- a CDS encoding lipid A biosynthesis acyltransferase, translated as MPSWEGRSRGTTLGYSIFIWLLKKGGLKPAYALLHLVTPYYRLFVPNATKPLRYLYEQRLGFSKRVANKLIKKNLIIFGQTIIDKVAILSGINPFEHINFEGTDKIAAMLEAGNGGLVVSAHLGNWEVAGHMLKRMNTKVNILMYDGEGEEMKQYMEQYDNKRSFNIIYIKNDLSHIYEMSAALRRNELICLHADRFRPGNRTMEHEFLGEKALFPAGAFILASKLKVPVCFVFGFKEGNFRYRYYSYPAKTYEGKGTTGMEAMLHDYVNILEEKVKQYPDQWFNYYDFWKHD; from the coding sequence ATGCCTTCCTGGGAAGGACGTTCCAGAGGTACAACTTTAGGCTACAGCATTTTTATATGGCTCCTCAAAAAAGGCGGCCTGAAACCTGCGTACGCTTTACTTCACCTGGTGACGCCTTATTACAGGCTATTCGTTCCCAATGCAACGAAGCCGCTACGCTACCTCTATGAGCAGCGCCTGGGTTTTTCAAAGCGCGTGGCCAATAAACTAATAAAGAAGAACCTGATCATATTTGGCCAAACGATCATCGACAAAGTCGCCATTCTTTCAGGTATCAATCCTTTTGAGCATATCAATTTTGAAGGCACCGACAAAATAGCCGCTATGTTGGAAGCTGGAAATGGAGGACTTGTTGTAAGTGCGCATTTGGGCAACTGGGAGGTGGCGGGGCACATGCTCAAACGCATGAATACGAAGGTGAATATCCTGATGTATGACGGGGAAGGCGAGGAGATGAAGCAGTACATGGAGCAGTACGACAACAAGCGCTCTTTCAATATCATTTACATCAAGAACGATCTCTCGCATATTTATGAGATGTCGGCGGCGCTAAGAAGGAATGAACTCATCTGTTTGCATGCAGATAGGTTCCGCCCCGGTAACCGTACGATGGAACATGAGTTCCTGGGAGAGAAAGCGCTGTTCCCGGCAGGTGCTTTTATATTGGCTTCAAAGCTTAAAGTACCTGTGTGTTTTGTTTTTGGCTTTAAAGAGGGTAACTTTCGCTACCGGTACTACTCATATCCAGCTAAAACTTACGAAGGGAAGGGAACTACCGGCATGGAAGCGATGCTGCACGATTACGTGAATATACTGGAAGAAAAAGTGAAGCAATATCCTGACCAATGGTTTAATTACTATGATTTCTGGAAGCATGACTGA
- a CDS encoding 3-hydroxyacyl-ACP dehydratase gives MTDITAYIPQRAPFVMVDDVLEANEKVSKTSFEIKEGNLFVQDGVFTTPGLVENMAQTVAAGAGYNAQQKGKDVSVGYIGALKNLKIDKLPKVGDTIETQVEFIHFIANVHVVQATVFNNAEPIAGCEMKIFVQP, from the coding sequence ATGACTGATATAACCGCATATATACCGCAGCGGGCCCCTTTTGTAATGGTTGATGATGTTCTTGAAGCGAACGAAAAAGTATCAAAAACCAGTTTTGAAATAAAAGAAGGCAACCTGTTTGTTCAGGACGGGGTGTTCACTACACCCGGCTTGGTAGAGAATATGGCGCAAACGGTAGCTGCCGGTGCTGGCTACAATGCACAGCAGAAAGGCAAAGATGTGTCAGTAGGCTATATTGGCGCCCTTAAGAATTTGAAGATTGACAAGCTGCCGAAAGTAGGTGACACCATAGAAACGCAGGTTGAGTTTATACACTTCATAGCAAATGTTCACGTAGTGCAGGCCACGGTATTCAACAATGCCGAACCCATAGCCGGCTGCGAAATGAAAATATTTGTTCAACCCTAA
- a CDS encoding acyl-CoA thioesterase: MQTLTHTTELEVKFSEADPLGIVWHGHFIRYFEDGREAFGEAYGIRYLDFYRSNIVVPIVSIHCDYKRILRYGHKIRLETTYHDSPAAKLIFHYAIYDAKTDEQVAKGNSTQVFMDKEKMELMLTLPQFMTDWKEKWLKG; this comes from the coding sequence TTGCAAACGCTTACACATACCACCGAACTGGAAGTGAAGTTCAGCGAGGCCGATCCGCTCGGTATCGTATGGCATGGTCATTTCATTCGTTACTTTGAAGACGGTCGGGAAGCCTTTGGTGAAGCGTATGGCATACGCTATCTCGATTTCTATCGCAGCAATATTGTTGTGCCCATAGTAAGTATACATTGCGACTATAAACGCATTTTGCGTTATGGGCATAAAATAAGATTAGAGACCACCTACCACGACAGTCCTGCGGCTAAGTTGATCTTTCACTACGCGATATACGATGCAAAGACCGACGAGCAGGTAGCTAAAGGTAATTCAACACAGGTGTTCATGGATAAGGAGAAAATGGAGCTGATGTTGACGCTGCCGCAATTTATGACAGACTGGAAAGAAAAATGGCTGAAAGGGTAG
- a CDS encoding beta-ketoacyl-[acyl-carrier-protein] synthase family protein, which yields MAERVVTPVYAIATNIVSALGMNTAAHWNAVTAGRVGVKLHEDESLSASPFYASKLDPSQWQLVQSQTQTKDPLSPFEQLAIYSAKQALDNCDIDLDNTVLILSTTKGNIEWLGQVDDERLSLYTSADIISRQLGLITKPVVVSHACISGVVALQYGMRLLQGGKYKYAIVVGCDRFSRFVLSGFQSFQAIADEPCKPFDAERKGINLGEAAATIILSIDNENQPLARLAAGATSNDANHISGPSRTGEELAIAINRSLEEAGISASAIGMVSAHGTATLYNDEMEAKAFGLSGVAHAGVHSFKGYVGHTLGAAGILESAMIIEALQHQQLIPSPGFESLGVSQELHVTTQTTPTSLNYVLKTASGFGGCNATAVWAKV from the coding sequence ATGGCTGAAAGGGTAGTGACACCGGTTTATGCAATAGCAACAAATATTGTTTCGGCGCTGGGTATGAACACAGCGGCCCACTGGAATGCAGTAACAGCAGGTCGTGTCGGCGTGAAACTCCATGAAGACGAGAGTTTGAGTGCATCACCATTTTATGCTTCAAAGCTCGATCCTTCGCAATGGCAGCTAGTGCAATCACAAACGCAAACCAAAGATCCACTTTCTCCATTTGAGCAGCTGGCGATATACTCGGCGAAGCAGGCTCTTGATAATTGTGATATTGATCTCGATAACACTGTTCTCATCCTGTCGACAACGAAAGGTAATATCGAATGGCTGGGACAAGTAGACGATGAGCGATTGTCGCTGTATACAAGTGCAGATATTATTTCGCGCCAATTAGGATTAATTACAAAACCTGTAGTTGTGTCGCATGCCTGCATATCAGGTGTAGTTGCGCTGCAATACGGAATGCGCCTTTTGCAGGGGGGGAAGTACAAATACGCGATCGTTGTTGGTTGTGACAGATTCTCACGTTTTGTGTTAAGTGGCTTTCAGTCCTTTCAGGCAATTGCTGATGAACCCTGCAAGCCGTTTGATGCTGAGAGGAAAGGCATTAACCTTGGAGAGGCTGCGGCTACTATCATCTTGTCTATTGACAATGAAAACCAGCCGCTGGCTAGGCTTGCTGCCGGAGCGACATCCAATGATGCTAACCATATTTCAGGTCCTTCTCGCACAGGAGAAGAATTGGCAATAGCCATAAACCGTTCGTTAGAAGAGGCGGGCATTTCTGCTTCTGCTATTGGTATGGTCTCGGCTCATGGCACTGCTACTTTATACAATGATGAGATGGAAGCGAAAGCGTTTGGATTGTCTGGAGTGGCACATGCCGGTGTACACAGCTTTAAAGGCTATGTTGGACATACTCTAGGTGCCGCCGGGATATTAGAAAGTGCTATGATCATCGAAGCGCTGCAACACCAGCAATTGATACCATCGCCGGGATTTGAATCATTAGGCGTGTCGCAAGAATTACACGTAACTACGCAAACGACACCCACTTCACTCAATTATGTTCTGAAAACTGCTTCAGGTTTTGGTGGCTGCAATGCAACCGCCGTTTGGGCAAAGGTTTAG
- a CDS encoding M20 metallopeptidase family protein, giving the protein MINRIREKAEQYFPEVQAIRHHIHSNPELSFEEYNTSAFISDKLTSWGIQHNTGIAGTGIVALIHGKNPNKKCIALRADMDALPIYEKNDVSYRSKNDGVMHACGHDVHSSCLLGAARILHELRDEWEGTIKLIFQPGEEKHPGGASLMIEAGVMENPKPDAIFALHVYPHLPCGTAGFRAGQYMASADEIYITIEGKGGHAALPHQTVDPIAIAAQVITNLQQVISRKGNPLIPSVLTFGKIAGGFATNVIPDQVEILGTLRTMDETWRYKAHEWIKNITEQICEANGAKVKVEIPQGYPSLYNDPTLTTFAETWAREYVGVENVHVLDMRMAAEDFSFYTLNTPGCFFRIGTNTNDEKFTAPVHNAHFDIDENAMKTGVGLFSWIALQAIGKH; this is encoded by the coding sequence ATGATTAACCGCATCCGCGAAAAAGCAGAGCAATATTTTCCAGAAGTTCAGGCCATCCGCCACCATATACATAGCAATCCCGAACTCTCGTTCGAGGAATACAATACGTCTGCCTTCATATCCGACAAGCTGACCAGCTGGGGCATTCAGCATAACACGGGTATTGCGGGAACAGGTATCGTAGCCCTGATACACGGCAAGAATCCAAACAAAAAATGCATTGCACTGCGTGCAGATATGGATGCGCTGCCGATATACGAGAAGAACGATGTATCATATCGTTCAAAAAACGATGGAGTAATGCACGCGTGCGGTCATGATGTGCACAGCAGCTGCCTGCTGGGTGCAGCTCGCATCCTGCACGAACTGCGCGATGAATGGGAAGGAACCATAAAACTCATCTTTCAGCCAGGCGAAGAAAAACACCCCGGTGGCGCAAGCCTAATGATAGAAGCAGGCGTGATGGAAAATCCTAAACCGGATGCCATTTTTGCACTGCACGTGTATCCTCACCTGCCTTGCGGTACTGCAGGTTTCAGGGCGGGACAATACATGGCCAGCGCTGATGAAATATATATTACCATAGAAGGTAAAGGCGGCCATGCTGCGCTACCCCACCAAACAGTTGACCCAATAGCGATAGCTGCTCAAGTCATAACTAACCTCCAACAAGTAATATCGCGTAAAGGAAATCCCCTGATTCCTTCTGTACTCACATTTGGCAAGATTGCTGGCGGATTTGCTACCAACGTAATACCCGACCAGGTAGAGATATTGGGAACACTCCGTACCATGGATGAAACCTGGCGCTACAAAGCCCACGAGTGGATCAAGAACATTACGGAACAAATATGCGAAGCCAACGGAGCTAAAGTAAAGGTAGAAATACCTCAAGGCTACCCGTCACTATACAACGACCCTACGCTGACGACTTTTGCAGAAACATGGGCTCGCGAATATGTAGGTGTGGAGAATGTGCACGTCCTAGACATGCGCATGGCAGCTGAAGATTTCAGCTTTTACACTTTGAATACGCCTGGCTGCTTCTTCAGAATCGGTACAAATACCAACGACGAAAAATTCACCGCACCGGTACACAATGCACATTTCGACATAGACGAGAATGCAATGAAAACCGGTGTTGGACTATTTAGCTGGATAGCGCTGCAGGCAATAGGCAAACACTAA
- a CDS encoding SPOR domain-containing protein: MKRICYIVIILLLASATTQAQIKVEENADSKEIANGVIVHADPRLAILEKKHHNVHVGSIRSGRGFRVQIYNGNDRTIATETKIDFMRRFPGVRTYMTYVQPQFRVKVGDFRTRAEAEKLYDQVSTLYSPSMIVPDIIVINTLKDD; the protein is encoded by the coding sequence ATGAAGAGGATTTGTTACATAGTGATCATTTTACTCCTGGCATCTGCAACCACGCAAGCCCAGATAAAGGTGGAAGAGAATGCGGATAGCAAGGAAATTGCCAATGGCGTCATCGTTCATGCTGACCCAAGACTGGCCATACTCGAAAAAAAGCACCACAACGTACACGTTGGCTCCATCCGTTCGGGACGGGGCTTCAGGGTACAGATATATAATGGCAACGACCGTACCATTGCTACCGAGACCAAAATAGATTTCATGCGCCGCTTCCCCGGCGTCCGTACATATATGACCTATGTGCAACCACAATTCCGTGTCAAGGTTGGCGACTTCCGCACACGCGCAGAAGCTGAAAAACTATACGACCAGGTAAGCACACTGTATAGCCCCAGCATGATCGTTCCCGATATCATTGTTATAAACACATTGAAAGATGATTAA
- the deoC gene encoding deoxyribose-phosphate aldolase translates to MAFDIAPYIDHTVLKPTTKQADIEKLCSEAITHGFAAVCIPPYFLSLAKQLLGESNVKLATVIGFPFGYNATSAKLEEIKQAIADGADELDIVHNVLAVKAQDWQCLEAEAKVCIELAHAAGKTVKIIVESGVLTDEELVQCCELYAPLQPDFLKTSTGYAEMGATVHAVQLMRKQLPASICIKASGGIRTFKLAKQLVDAGADRLGCSASIDIVKESKELEP, encoded by the coding sequence ATGGCTTTTGATATTGCGCCTTATATAGACCACACTGTTCTAAAGCCAACTACAAAACAGGCAGACATAGAAAAACTTTGCAGCGAAGCCATTACCCATGGCTTCGCTGCTGTTTGTATACCACCCTACTTTCTTTCATTAGCCAAACAACTGTTAGGTGAAAGCAATGTAAAGCTGGCAACAGTAATCGGTTTTCCATTTGGCTACAATGCAACCAGCGCAAAGCTTGAGGAAATAAAGCAGGCAATTGCCGATGGTGCGGACGAATTGGATATTGTACATAATGTACTGGCCGTAAAAGCGCAAGACTGGCAATGCCTTGAGGCAGAAGCAAAGGTCTGCATCGAGCTGGCACATGCAGCTGGTAAAACTGTCAAGATCATTGTGGAAAGCGGTGTATTGACTGACGAAGAATTGGTACAATGCTGCGAGCTTTATGCACCGTTACAGCCCGACTTTCTCAAAACCTCGACCGGTTATGCTGAAATGGGCGCTACTGTACACGCAGTGCAATTAATGCGAAAACAACTGCCTGCCAGTATCTGCATAAAGGCGTCGGGAGGAATACGTACCTTTAAGCTCGCAAAACAACTGGTAGATGCGGGCGCTGACCGCCTGGGTTGTTCTGCAAGCATAGACATAGTTAAAGAAAGCAAAGAGTTAGAGCCCTAA